Proteins co-encoded in one Medicago truncatula cultivar Jemalong A17 chromosome 8, MtrunA17r5.0-ANR, whole genome shotgun sequence genomic window:
- the LOC11437976 gene encoding glycine-rich cell wall structural protein 1.8, producing the protein MATSKVLSILFFVLLGFGICSAARTLLTFGVDHRIGAGYHGDIGVSGGGGHGGGGGGGSAGGVDGHGGGAGGGEGVGGGGGYGGDGGGGGGGGGTGGGGGGGGSEGGGYGAGAGKGGGEGYGGDVAHGGGYAGGGGGGTGGGGGGGGGSDGGGYGGGAGKGGGEGYGGGAAHGGGYAGGGGGGSGGGGGGGGGAGGAGGGYGGGEGGGAGGGYGRDHGGGYGGGGGSGGGGGGGAGGAHGVGYGSGGGTGGGYGGGSPGGGGGGGGSGGGGGGGGAHGGAYGGGIGGGEGGGHGGYEP; encoded by the coding sequence ATGGCAACTTCGAAAGTTCTTAGTATTTTGTTCTTTGTGTTGTTAGGTTTCGGCATTTGCTCTGCTGCTAGAACACTCCTCACCTTTGGTGTAGATCATCGCATTGGTGCAGGTTACCATGGTGACATTGGTGTGAGTGGTGGTGGAGGTCATGGAggtggtggaggtggaggtTCTGCCGGTGGTGTAGATGGACATGGGGGAGGAGCTGGTGGCGGTGAAGGTGTTGGAGGTGGTGGAGGATATGgaggtgatggtggtggtgggggTGGTGGAGGAGGAACTGGAGGTGGTGGCGGTGGAGGTGGGTCTGAAGGTGGTGGATATGGTGCAGGAGCTGGGAAAGGTGGTGGGGAAGGATATGGTGGAGATGTAGCACATGGCGGTGGGTATGCTGGTGGAGGGGGAGGTGGAACTGGTGGAGGTGGAGGCGGTGGTGGTGGGTCTGATGGTGGTGGATATGGTGGAGGAGCTGGGAAAGGTGGTGGGGAAGGATATGGTGGGGGTGCAGCACATGGCGGTGGATATGCTGGCGGAGGGGGAGGTGGAAGtggtggaggtggaggtggtggtggtggtgctgGGGGAGCTGGTGGTGGTTATGGAGGTGGAGAAGGAGGTGGAGCAGGAGGTGGATATGGAAGAGATCATGGAGGAGGATACGGAGGTGGAGGTGGAAGTGGAGGTGGTGGAGGAGGTGGTGCTGGTGGAGCGCATGGCGTTGGATACGGTAGTGGTGGAGGAACCGGTGGTGGATATGGGGGTGGGTCGCCTGGgggtggtggtggaggtggtggCTCTGGTGGAGGCGGAGGTGGTGGAGGTGCGCATGGAGGAGCATATGGTGGTGGTATTGGAGGTGGTGAAGGTGGCGGCCATGGTGGATATGAGCCCTGA